Part of the Lucilia cuprina isolate Lc7/37 chromosome 5, ASM2204524v1, whole genome shotgun sequence genome is shown below.
aagtaataaaataaattaaattaaacatgcCTATGCCCAGCAGTGCATTTGGTCAACAAGGACCCTCGTGTTTTGAGAAAATGAAAACTGGCTTTACCATTGGTTTCTGTGTGGGCATGGCCAGTGGTGCTCTATTTGGTGGATTTTCAGCTTTAAGGTAAAATTGCTTACAAAAACTACTAAAGAAACATTAAATCCCCAAAACAGCGGTTGGTTTTTGACCGCCATTACATAATGTTTACGGTTGGGTAGAAAGTACATTCtagattttttttcgttttgtttgttTCTCTTACAGATACGGTTTAAGAGGCCGTGAATTGATCAACAATGTGGGCAAAGTCATGTTACAGGGTGGTGGCACTTTTGGCACCTTCATGGCCATTGGTACTGGTATACGCTGTTAGTTTAGTGACCGTTGTAATGTTCAAggattaaaaattacatttggtCGGATTTCTAATGCTTTTAATAGCTATTACTTGTTAAGTTTACttattaattacaaattatactaatattataaatatataaaattaaaataaatgacaaaaatCTAGAAACACTTACCTTCTGTTTGTACTTTTACTCCATCTAAGGGATGGGTTTTGGCAAACTCGATTTTGTCACCAAACGATAGATGATTGATGGTGTGAGAGAGTTTTACATCAGCTATTTGGAAGTCATGTATATGAAATTGTCGTATGGAAAAACTACTACCTGGAGCTATGTGAAAACTGCCGGCcatctataaaaatagaatataatatttgcgaaaattattataaaatttcgaatacctatttactgaaaattctataatttaataagttttctataatgcTGATAAGAGGCTTGAAAAGCAAGTCTATCCAATCTAGGACTGGATAACATTAATGCCTTCATCAGGCACAGTAACTGGTTTTAGGACCACCAAGCCATAATTAAGGCACTCACTAGTCCGCAAGGACAGACCTCTCAATCTTCTCCTCCACTTCAATTTCTATTCTATGACTTAATCCTAAACTATCTTCTACTATCCTCTAccctctttcttttatattttattatctttacaggtatcacaaagggaccaacaggacccaagtgtgcgtctttgcagcctaaatacctaacctaacctaagtctTTAATTTTTTGAGGTTACatagaatatttgtttaaaacatacaacaaaCTTACTCTATTAACTTCCAAATGACCCTGTACCCGACAGCCTTCTTTAAAAGCATCTAAATCGGAACGTTTAAATTGATCTTTACATTGTTCTATTTTGTCCAATTGTACATTCCATTTCTTCATGCGATACGCCTCTAAAACCGAGTCACAAGTATTGCAACAGCTAAAAGAAAGCAAAATATCATTAATACTTGAAAGTACGATTTCTTTGCCAATCCCAATACACGTTAACTTACTGTGTACTATTATT
Proteins encoded:
- the LOC111685169 gene encoding reactive oxygen species modulator 1; the protein is MPMPSSAFGQQGPSCFEKMKTGFTIGFCVGMASGALFGGFSALRYGLRGRELINNVGKVMLQGGGTFGTFMAIGTGIRC